AAGAGACCTCAAGCGGTGCATACCCCGAAGCAGGAGTGGAAGTGAAGTTTGCAACAGGAGCAGGAATTCCGGGCCCGCATGTGAGGCTTTCAATGACCGTAGGATTCCTGGAATCAGTAGATACTATTTGAATTACAGTACCTTCAGTGCATGGGAGAGAGCTTTCAAGAATGTCTCCGACTGAAAATGTGATCCAGGGATCACCCTCAGGCGTCTCAAAATCATCGGTACGATCGGCTCCGTCCACGAGTATCTGCGTGGTCTCCCTGGAGAGTGTGTCCCCCCCCTGGTGAAGCAGATTGATATTCCCGTTTCCATCGACGGTACTGACCCTGAGTGCAGGAGTTTCTACAGCAGAAGTGCCCGAAAAAACGACTATCGCCAGCATCCCGATGACGACGGCGATAACAGCAGTAAGAAGAAGAGCACCGATCAGCTCCGCCACAGCTTCCTCATCCCCGGAAATCATTCCTTTTACAGACAAATCTTTACTACACTTCATTTTTAATCCCTTTTCCCGGACCTTAATGGCATAACCCGCATAAGGCTTTTTCTACATCAGGTAAAAGTCGCCGCAACAGACTGGAGTGAAACGGTATAATTGGCATACCAATAATGAATCTCGTCAAGATTTGTTACTGTAGTACGGTTGCCGCCCGTAAGATTCGCGTTTCCCCCGAGCTCCCGGATAATGCTCCGCCAAGCCTTTGCAGATGATTCATCCCTGAGTGTCAGGTTTATGGTATACGGGTCTCCTAAAACCGGTTCAAATATATTTTCTTCTGTACTGTCATTCAGTAAGGTATCGATACGAACCTGGCCCTCTCCGCTGATCGAGGTCGTTCCCGATCCTCCCATATCAAGATTTACGAGCACCAGTGTGGCCGTCTGACCATTTGGACTGAAGCTGAAAGTAGGGGCGACCCTGTTTACCGTCCCGTCGCTTTGCTTGAGAAATACACCTCCCAGCTCGTAGTAATAGGTCTGCGGTATCCAGTAGTTATTCATCCCTTTATACTGGACACTCCCTATCTCTTCGTTCATGAGAATGCCGCTGCTGTTGCTTATTTCGAACCATTCGGAACCATTTTCCAGGGAAATTGTCCCTGAAGATCCAAAGGGCCTCATGAAAAACAGAAAAAGCCCCTGGCTGTATGTTGCTCCGCCCTGTGAGCCGAGCACGAGTGAATTAGAGAGAGTGACGCCCTTGGGACCTTCACCTGTCGCGGGATTATAATTGATCCACAGCGAATCGGCCGTAATCTTATATTGCGTGAACCAGTCCTGGACATAACCCATGTGCTCGATCTCCTGCTGCCTCCCGTCCGCAGGAACTACATAGATGACCCAGATTGAAAGAAATATCATAATCAGGGCAAGGATCATGATAAATCCTATTACCTCGGAAAGGCCTTCTTCACTATTTATACGATTCATTCTCCAGGTACCCGTGTTTTAAGATATTAATGCTTTATTAAATCACTAAAAATTAATTATTCTTCCGCTGACAGAACCTACATATTGTTAATCTCGGACTAATAATATATAAGGCACATGCAAATGAACAGGCAGGAAAAGATACACTGGGCTGATGTAATTGCCGCAGAAGTCCGGCAGGATATTCCTCACAGGATCGCTACCGGGATTACACCGTCGGGTCCTATCCATATCGGCAATATGAGAGAGGTCCTTACAGGCGACATCGTATACAAGGCCATGCAGGAGAGGGGCCTTGAAGTAGAACTCATGTACAATGCGGACGAATTCGATCCCTTAAGAAAGGTCTACCCGTTCCTTCCTGAAGAATACAGCAAATATATCGGGATGCCGATCTGCGACATTCCGTGCCCCTGCGGGAAGCACAAAAGCTATGCCGAACATTTCCTCGAACCTTTCCTGAACTCGCTCGAAGAACTCGATGTAAAACCGAAAGTCCTCAGGTCGAGCGAACTATACAGGTCGGGAATGTTCACCGAAGAGATCAAAACCGCACTTGAAAACGCACCGAA
This window of the Methanolacinia paynteri genome carries:
- a CDS encoding DUF7289 family protein, with the translated sequence MNRINSEEGLSEVIGFIMILALIMIFLSIWVIYVVPADGRQQEIEHMGYVQDWFTQYKITADSLWINYNPATGEGPKGVTLSNSLVLGSQGGATYSQGLFLFFMRPFGSSGTISLENGSEWFEISNSSGILMNEEIGSVQYKGMNNYWIPQTYYYELGGVFLKQSDGTVNRVAPTFSFSPNGQTATLVLVNLDMGGSGTTSISGEGQVRIDTLLNDSTEENIFEPVLGDPYTINLTLRDESSAKAWRSIIRELGGNANLTGGNRTTVTNLDEIHYWYANYTVSLQSVAATFT